CAATGATCCAGACGCCCAGAACCTTGTCGGTTTCGGCATCGGCGATCACCTTCACGAAGCCGTCCGGCTCATGATTGGTCTTGGCGCGGCTGTTCGCCATCATCGGGAATTTGCCGACCTTGACCGCGCCCTTTTCCTTGGCCGCTTCTTCGGTCAGGCCCACGCCAGCGATTTCCGGCTTGGTGTATACCACCGACGGGATCACGTCATGGTTCACAATGCCGGTCAGGCCCGCGATATTCTCGGCAACGGCAATGCCTTCGTCCTCGGCCTTGTGCGCCAGCATCGGGCCGGGGATGACGTCGCCGATCGCCCAGACGCCCGGAACCTTGGTCGCGAAGTCATGATCGGTTTCGATCTGGCCGCGCGCGTTGAGTTCCAGACCGATCTTGTCGAGGCCCAGCCCTTCGGTGTTCGGACGGCGGCCGATCGACACCAGCACGACATCGGCTTCGATCTTCTCGGCGGCTCCACCGGCAGCGGGTTCGACCGTCAGGGTGACGCCCTTCTTGCCGACCTCGGCGCCCGTGACCTTCGTGCCGAGCTTGTACTCAAAGCCCTGCTTCTTGAAGATCTTGTTCGCTTCCTTGCGGACTTCGCCGTCCATGCCGGGCAGGATCTGGTCGAGATACTCCACAACCGTGACCTTCGCGCCAACGCGACGCCACACCGAACCCAGTTCCAAACCGATGACACCGCCGCCGACGACGACCAGATGCCCCGGAACCTTGTCCAGTTCCAGCGCGCCGGTCGAATCGACGATCTTGCCGCCGGCATTGTCGACCGCGACGCCCGGAAGCGGCGTGACCGACGAGCCGGTGGCGATGACGATATTCTTCGCCGTCACCTTCTTGCCCGCCACTTCGACGGTGTTGGCGCCGGTGAAGGTGGCAAGGCCCTTCAGCCAATCCACCTTGTTCTTCTTGAACAGGAACTCGATGCCGCCGGTCAGGCCCTTCACCGCATCCTTGCGCTGGCCCTGCATGGTATCGAGGTCCAGGCTCATCTTGTCGATCTTGACGCCCAGCTTGGCGAGCGCGCCGTTCGCAGCCTCTTCATACAATTCCGAAGCGTGCAGCAGCGCCTTGGACGGAATGCAGCCAACATTGAGGCAGGTGCCGCCCAGCGTCTCGCGGCTTTCGGCGCAGGCGGTCTTCAGACCAAGCTGCGCCGCACGGATCGCGGCGACATAGCCGCCCGGCCCCGCGCCGATTACCAGAACGTCATAGTCGAATTCAGCCATGGTTCGTCTTCCTCTGGCGTGATGTCTTACAGGTCGATCAGCAGGCGGGTCGGATCTTCGATCGCGTTCTTGACCGCGACGAGGAAGGTGACCGCTTCGCGACCATCGATCAAGCGATGGTCATAGCTGAGCGCAAGATACATCATCGGACGGATGACGATCTGGCCGTCGCGGACGACCGGACGGTCCTCGATGCGGTGGAGGCCCAGCACCGCCGACTGCGGCGGGTTGATGATCGGGCTGGACAGCAGCGAGCCGAAGACGCCGCCATTGGAGATGGTGAAGGTGCCGCCCTTCATATCGTCCATGGTGAGCGTGCCTTCCTTGGCCTTCTTGCCGAAGCCGCCGATGGTCTTTTCGATCTCAGCCACGCTCAGCGATTCCGCGTTGCGGATGACCGGCACGACCAGACCGTTCGGGGCCGAAACCGCGACCGAAATGTCCGCGAAATCGTTATAGACGATCTCATCGCCCTCGATCTGCGCGTTGACGCCCGGAATGTCGCGCAGCGCCATGCAGACGGCCTTGGTGAAGAAGCCCATGAAACCCAGACGGACGCCATGCTTCTTCTCGAACAGGTCCTTATACTTGGCGCGCGCCTCGATGACGTTGGTCATGTCGACGTCGTTATAGGTCGTCAGGAGAGCAGCGTTGTTCTGTGCTTCCTTCAGGCGCTTGGCGACCGTCTGGCGCAGGCGGGTCATCTTGACGCGTTCCTGCGC
This region of Sphingobium sp. EM0848 genomic DNA includes:
- the odhB gene encoding 2-oxoglutarate dehydrogenase complex dihydrolipoyllysine-residue succinyltransferase; translated protein: MATEVKVPTLGESVTEATVGQWLKKPGDAVKADEPIVSLETDKVAVDVPAPVGGTLGDIVAKEGDTVNVGALLAYVNEGAAAAATPAAAAPAAKAEAATPAPAASAPADEDEGGSLTLSPAVRRLVLEHGLDPSKIKGTGKDGRLTKDDVMAAVAAGTAKAAASAQAAAPAAAAPAAGPSRAQERVKMTRLRQTVAKRLKEAQNNAALLTTYNDVDMTNVIEARAKYKDLFEKKHGVRLGFMGFFTKAVCMALRDIPGVNAQIEGDEIVYNDFADISVAVSAPNGLVVPVIRNAESLSVAEIEKTIGGFGKKAKEGTLTMDDMKGGTFTISNGGVFGSLLSSPIINPPQSAVLGLHRIEDRPVVRDGQIVIRPMMYLALSYDHRLIDGREAVTFLVAVKNAIEDPTRLLIDL
- the lpdA gene encoding dihydrolipoyl dehydrogenase, translating into MAEFDYDVLVIGAGPGGYVAAIRAAQLGLKTACAESRETLGGTCLNVGCIPSKALLHASELYEEAANGALAKLGVKIDKMSLDLDTMQGQRKDAVKGLTGGIEFLFKKNKVDWLKGLATFTGANTVEVAGKKVTAKNIVIATGSSVTPLPGVAVDNAGGKIVDSTGALELDKVPGHLVVVGGGVIGLELGSVWRRVGAKVTVVEYLDQILPGMDGEVRKEANKIFKKQGFEYKLGTKVTGAEVGKKGVTLTVEPAAGGAAEKIEADVVLVSIGRRPNTEGLGLDKIGLELNARGQIETDHDFATKVPGVWAIGDVIPGPMLAHKAEDEGIAVAENIAGLTGIVNHDVIPSVVYTKPEIAGVGLTEEAAKEKGAVKVGKFPMMANSRAKTNHEPDGFVKVIADAETDKVLGVWIIASVAGTMIAQAAQAMEFGASSEDIAYTCHAHPTHSEAIKEAAMAVTGKPIHM